One segment of Ricinus communis isolate WT05 ecotype wild-type chromosome 8, ASM1957865v1, whole genome shotgun sequence DNA contains the following:
- the LOC8281555 gene encoding putative phosphatidylglycerol/phosphatidylinositol transfer protein DDB_G0282179 isoform X2 — translation MESVSSSQLKQTLFLFFAIYLIFSSVQATDVRYCDKKGNYAVKVKRVDISPDPVLSGNPATFNISASTGQQIAGGKVVIAVSFFSVPVHAETRDLCEEMSCPIAPGSFVLSHTQTLPGFAPPGSYTLKMTMIDENNKQLSCISFSFKIRLVTLVSDN, via the exons ATGGAAAGTGTATCATCTTCTCAGTTAAAGCAgacccttttccttttctttgctATTTATCTCATATTTTCTTCTGTTCAAGCTACTGATGTCAGATACTGTG ATAAGAAAGGCAACTATGCTGTAAAGGTTAAGAGAGTTGACATATCTCCTGATCCTGTGTTATCTGGAAATCCAGCCACCTTTAATATCTCAGCTTCTACtg GTCAACAAATTGCTGGCGGGAAGGTTGTGATTgctgtttctttcttttcagtgCCTGTGCATGCTGAAACCCGCGATCTTTGTGAGGAGATGTCGTGCCCAATTGCACCTGGCAGCTTTGTGCTATCTCACACCCAAACTTTACCTGGATTTGCTCCACCA GGCTCTTACACGCTTAAGATGACAATGATCGATGAAAACAATAAGCAACTGAGTTGCATTAGCTTCAGTTTCAAAATTCGTTTGGTTACTCTGGTTTCCGATAATTGA
- the LOC8281555 gene encoding putative phosphatidylglycerol/phosphatidylinositol transfer protein DDB_G0282179 isoform X1: MESVSSSQLKQTLFLFFAIYLIFSSVQATDVRYCDKKGNYAVKVKRVDISPDPVLSGNPATFNISASTGQQIAGGKVVIAVSFFSVPVHAETRDLCEEMSCPIAPGSFVLSHTQTLPGFAPPSFLQGSYTLKMTMIDENNKQLSCISFSFKIRLVTLVSDN, encoded by the exons ATGGAAAGTGTATCATCTTCTCAGTTAAAGCAgacccttttccttttctttgctATTTATCTCATATTTTCTTCTGTTCAAGCTACTGATGTCAGATACTGTG ATAAGAAAGGCAACTATGCTGTAAAGGTTAAGAGAGTTGACATATCTCCTGATCCTGTGTTATCTGGAAATCCAGCCACCTTTAATATCTCAGCTTCTACtg GTCAACAAATTGCTGGCGGGAAGGTTGTGATTgctgtttctttcttttcagtgCCTGTGCATGCTGAAACCCGCGATCTTTGTGAGGAGATGTCGTGCCCAATTGCACCTGGCAGCTTTGTGCTATCTCACACCCAAACTTTACCTGGATTTGCTCCACCA TCGTTCTTGCAGGGCTCTTACACGCTTAAGATGACAATGATCGATGAAAACAATAAGCAACTGAGTTGCATTAGCTTCAGTTTCAAAATTCGTTTGGTTACTCTGGTTTCCGATAATTGA